The sequence GTTTTGCAGCCAGGGTTCTTGCAGGAAACACGGTTAAAATCCCGACCTTTATAGTCCCCGGTTCCACTACAGTTGCCAGGATGCTGGAAGAGGAAACTTATGAGGGCTCAACACTGAAGGATATATTTATCAGTGCCGGATGCAGGATTGCACCTCCTTCATGCGCGGCGTGCCTGGGCGGACCGGCTGACACCTTCGGGCGCTCGGTTGACGGAGACGTTGTTGTTTCCACTACTAACAGGAATTTCCCGGGACGCATGGGAAGCAAGAATGCCGGAGTTTACCTGGCTTCACCACTTACAGTAGCAGCAACAGCCGTGAACGGCTCACTGGCCGACCCGGCAGAGTGCATGTAATTAAAAAGTGTTCGGAACTAAAATTTATAGGTAAAAGATGAACAATAAAATTTCCGGCAGGGCATATGTCCTGGGCGATAATATAGATACAGACCAGATCATTCCGGCAGAGCACCTCGTCTATTCAACTAGCGACGAGGAGGAACTGAAAAACTACGGGCGCTTTGCACTCTCGGGAGTCCCTCCCGCACAGGCAGGCCTTCCGGAAGGAAGAAAGCCATTTGTAAAGGAAGGCGGATATACCTCTGAATATACGGTAATAATCGGCGGCTCGAACTTCGGGTGCGGCTCCTCACGCGAGCATGCCCCGCTGGCGCTTAACGTTGCAGGCCTGAAGGCCGTTGTTGCAGAATCGTATGCAAGAATATTCTACCGCAACTCGGTTGACGGCGGCTTCATTATACCTTTTGAAACACCTGTGAAGCTTAACGAAGTCATAAAAACAGGCGACGAGGTTGAAGTGGACCTTGGAGCTAACACAATAACAAACTTAAGCGACAAGAAGACCTACAGCCTTAATTCCCTGGGCAGCGTTTATGATATAGTGATGGCTGGCGGCATATTTTCATATGCCAGAAAAACAGGAATGCTGGCTAAGTAAATCAGAAAGAGGAATGTGTGGAAAGAAAGACGATTGAAATATTCGATACTACTCTGCGCGACGGTACTCAGGGGGAGGGGATAAGCATTTCTGTGCAGGATAAGCTTATTATTGCCCGCAAGCTTGATGAATTCGGTGTTGATATTATTGAAGGCGGCTGGCCCGGAAGCAATCCGAGAGACGAGGAGTTCTTCCGCTACGCCAAAGAACTGAACCTGGAAAGGGCACAGCTCTCGGCATTCGGAAGTACGGCGCGCGACCTGAAAAATATACAGGGAGACGCCAACCTGAATGCGCTTCTTAAGGCCGGGACCCCGGTTGTTTCAATTTTCGGGAAAACCTGGCGCCTGCACGCTGAAAAGGGCTTAGGGATTTCCAAAAGTGAGAACGAGGAACTGATATATAATTCGGTCCGTTTCTTAAAGGAACATGGGCGTAA comes from Ignavibacteria bacterium and encodes:
- a CDS encoding 3-isopropylmalate dehydratase, with the translated sequence MNNKISGRAYVLGDNIDTDQIIPAEHLVYSTSDEEELKNYGRFALSGVPPAQAGLPEGRKPFVKEGGYTSEYTVIIGGSNFGCGSSREHAPLALNVAGLKAVVAESYARIFYRNSVDGGFIIPFETPVKLNEVIKTGDEVEVDLGANTITNLSDKKTYSLNSLGSVYDIVMAGGIFSYARKTGMLAK